GGGAGCAAGGGGGTTCCCCTTGTAGCCAGGGGAGCCGATCTGGTCCAGGTCCCGCATCATCCACTCTCTCTCGGGGTGGGCGATCTGCATGTAGTTGACGGGGTTCTCGGCTTCACGGTCCTTGGACGAGTCGGCGGGATAGCCAAATGCCTTTACCGAGCTGCCGTCGATCAACTCCATGTTTTCATAGCGGAGGACGTAGCAGCGGGGAGGGATACTGTTATTCTGGTCCATGTAGGCCGGGCAGAGCATGATCTCAGCGAGAGAGGTGCCATCGACATCGACCGTCGATATCTCCATGTAGTCTTCGAACTCTGTCAGCAGGTGCCCGGAGCCGGTGTTCGGGTAGTTGGCCTTTTGCCCAGACCACAGCGGACCCGGCAGGATGCCCTTGTTGTCATTGATGTAGAGGCGTAGCCCAATCCCGATTTGGCGCAGGTGGTTCGAGCAGGTTAACAAATCGGTCTGTCGGCGGACAGAGCTGACAGTCGGAATCAAAATCCCGGCCAGAACGGTGATAATCGCACAGACAACCAGGATCTCGACCAAGCTGAAGGCGGGGCGGCGTTTAAATGAGGGGCACATGATAGGGAAGCAATGTTGAGTAAATTATCTTCTAGCTTGATTAGAGTATCAACTTAAGGTTTGCTTACACAGTTGTACGATGTCTGAGAAGCGAATCA
This genomic interval from Ruficoccus sp. ZRK36 contains the following:
- a CDS encoding type II secretion system protein encodes the protein MCPSFKRRPAFSLVEILVVCAIITVLAGILIPTVSSVRRQTDLLTCSNHLRQIGIGLRLYINDNKGILPGPLWSGQKANYPNTGSGHLLTEFEDYMEISTVDVDGTSLAEIMLCPAYMDQNNSIPPRCYVLRYENMELIDGSSVKAFGYPADSSKDREAENPVNYMQIAHPEREWMMRDLDQIGSPGYKGNPLAPEQPVHGDVRNTLYVDGHVEAISTEND